In Silene latifolia isolate original U9 population chromosome X, ASM4854445v1, whole genome shotgun sequence, the following proteins share a genomic window:
- the LOC141621039 gene encoding protein neprosin-like yields the protein MAKIIISYVILASLIFYVNFVASSLITPIKLENGQTFKCVDFHKQPAFRDSSLGLQVVSNLTKLQHQESVSGLGLGSRRCPIGTVPILDRPNHFVAYPEVPQPQSGPPHAKRHCLVLYPFINLTYRLTNGPLLESDFLMGGDWIEAGWMINPSEFKDNEAHLYASFSANGKGCINLDCSGFVQVSTQIALGIHPPTYSTQQKQIVWDLSIDKGRDGNWWLSLTTGRIPIGYWPSSLFSSLKNVANQVEFGGEINNPNAVDPPTPMGNGRKADYDTINQRTPQANPISSYQSLPKHIAK from the exons ATGGCGAAAATAATCATATCATATGTTATTTTGGCTTCTTTAATTTTCTATGTAAACTTCGTCGCATCGTCGCTTATTACTCCGATTAAG TTGGAGAATGGACAAACATTCAAATGTGTGGATTTCCATAAACAACCTGCTTTTCGCGATTCCTCATTAGGCCTCCAG GTTGTGTCGAACTTGACAAAACTTCAACATCAAGAAAGTGTAAGCGGTCTTGGACTTGGAAGTCGCCGATGTCCTATTGGAACGGTTCCAATATTAGATCGACCTAACCATTTTGTTGCATATCCTGAGGTTCCCCAGCCTCAATCGGGACCTCCTCATGCTAAAAGACACTGT CTGGTGCTTTATCCATTTATAAACCTAACGTACCGGTTAACCAATGGTCCTCTGCTCGAATCAGACTTCTTAATGGGGGGCGATTGGATTGAAGCTGGATGGATG ATTAATCCGAGTGAATTCAAGGATAATGAAGCACATCTTTATGCGAGTTTTAGT GCAAATGGAAAAGGATGTATTAATTTAGATTGCTCTGGGTTTGTACAAGTATCCACTCAAATCGCATTGGGCATACATCCTCCTACATATTCTACTCAGCAGAAGCAAATTGTTTGGGACTTATCCATTGACAAG GGTCGAGACGGAAACTGGTGGCTATCACTTACGACCGGAAGAATTCCAATTGGATATTGGCCTAGCAGCTTATTCTCGTCGCTAAAAAATGTAGCTAATCAAGTTGAATTCGGAGGAGAGATCAATAATCCAAACGCAGTAGACCCTCCAACTCCAATGGGAAATGGACGGAAGGCCGACTATGATACTATTAACCAACGTACTCCTCAAGCAAACCCAATATCTTCATATCAATCCTTACCAAAACATATAGCTAAGTAA
- the LOC141621040 gene encoding protein neprosin-like has translation MSAIFRMELKLENGQTFKCVDFHKQPAFRNSSLGLQVGSNLAKLQRQKSVSGLGHGSRRCPIGTVPILDRSNQLIANREAPEPHPRPRLHAKEHCSAKVRTIVDPNKKFFGAAGAIAIYKPDVPGNQWSSARIRVLNGGDSIEAGWMVNPGEFKDNEAHLYASFSVSICHLSI, from the exons ATGTCTGCCATATTTAGAATGGAACTAAAG TTGGAGAATGGACAAACATTCAAGTGTGTGGATTTCCATAAACAACCCGCTTTTCGCAATTCCTCGTTAGGCCTCCAG GTTGGGTCGAACTTGGCAAAACTTCAACGTCAAAAAAGTGTAAGTGGACTTGGACATGGTAGTCGTCGATGTCCTATTGGAACGGTTCCAATATTAGATCGATCTAATCAATTAATCGCAAATCGTGAAGCTCCCGAGCCACACCCCCGACCTCGTCTTCATGCTAAAGAACATTGC AGTGCCAAAGTTCGTACAATTGTTGATCCGAACAAGAAATTCTTTGGAGCGGCTGGAGCTATTGCTATTTATAAACCTGATGTTCCGGGTAACCAATGGTCCTCAGCTCGAATCAGAGTTCTTAATGGGGGCGATAGCATAGAAGCTGGATGGATG GTTAATCCGGGTGAGTTCAAGGATAACGAAGCTCATCTTTATGCGAGTTTTAGTGTAAGTATTTGTCACCTtagtatttaa
- the LOC141621041 gene encoding protein neprosin-like: MAALHLLLFTLCFAIDGNSRPRIANNGQIFNCIDFYKQPAYENHSLNLQEVPNLAKLQQQQSASDFGLEGQRCPFGTVPIMVRSKMNLDGFVVSRLHSLPPYAIENRDLHCSAKVRTRANNPNKKFFGAHASLTIFKPLVQSSQWSSARVKLLNGAESMEAGWMVNPKIFKDNEAHLYGSFSAGGKSCINMDCPGFVQVSTAVPLGVASPVYSVIGGQKFEWSISIEKHRDDGNWWLTVGSVKVGYWPKNLFTALKDIANQVEYGGEIDDPGMVNPPPAMGNGRQATSDTKESSFIYQVTVVDESFNNVNPPDTESFEDYLGYYYSDLEDGPCLFKKFIVDFDGVLEDCEEGKIDDMAD, encoded by the exons ATGGCAGCTCTACATCTTCTCCTCTTCACTCTTTGCTTTGCCATTGACGGGAATAGTCGTCCTCGTATC GCAAATAATGGACAAATATTTAATTGCATTGATTTCTATAAGCAACCGGCATATGAAAATCATTCTTTAAATCTCCAG GAGGTGCCAAACTTAGCAaaacttcaacaacaacaaagtgCAAGTGATTTTGGACTCGAAGGTCAAAGATGTCCTTTTGGTACAGTTCCTATTATGGTTCGCTCTAAAATGAATCTCGATGGGTTTGTTGTCTCTCGACTGCACTCTTTACCGCCTTATGCAATTGAAAACCGTGATCTACATTGC AGTGCTAAAGTTCGAACAAGAGCTAATAATCCGAACAAAAAATTCTTTGGAGCTCATGCTTCCCTCACTATTTTCAAACCTCTAGTTCAAAGTTCTCAATGGTCTTCAGCTCGAGTCAAGCTTTTAAATGGAGCCGAGAGTATGGAAGCTGGATGGATG GTTAATCCCAAAATCTTTAAAGATAACGAAGCTCATCTTTACGGAAGCTTTAGT GCGGGAGGAAAAAGTTGCATAAATATGGATTGCCCAGGCTTTGTACAAGTGTCGACTGCTGTACCATTGGGCGTAGCTTCGCCTGTATATTCAGTAATTGGAGGACAAAAATTTGAATGGAGTATATCGATTGAGAAG CACCGAGATGACGGAAATTGGTGGTTAACAGTAGGCAGCGTGAAAGTTGGATATTGGCCGAAAAATTTATTCACAGCGTTAAAAGATATCGCTAATCAAGTGGAGTATGGAGGGGAGATAGATGATCCAGGCATGGTAAATCCCCCGCCAGCAATGGGAAACGGGAGGCAGGCCACCAGCGACACAAAAGAGTCATCGTTTATTTACCAAGTAACAGTGGTCGATGAAAGTTTTAACAACGTAAATCCACCGGACACTGAATCATTTGAAGATT ATCTGGGTTATTATTACTCAGATCTTGAAGATGGGCCTTGTCTGTTCAAaaaatttattgttgattttgatgGTGTTCTTGAAGATTGTGAAGAGGGGAAGATAGATGATATGGCCGATTAG
- the LOC141621038 gene encoding uncharacterized protein LOC141621038 produces MYFDGAARQDGAGAGVVFVTPQNHLMPYAFTLTQLCTNNMAEYQALILGLQMAIEIGVRDMDIYGDSELVVNQVLGEYEVKKEDLIPYHQRALQLLNHLDDIHVGNVPRSANKLANTLANLSATLALGAEESMQVPVCNRWAVSLLE; encoded by the coding sequence ATGTACTTTGATGGTGCTGCAAGGCAAGATGGAGCTGGAGCTGGAGTTGTGTttgtaactccacaaaatcatctcATGCCATATGCCTTTACACTTACTCAGTTGTGCACGAATAATATGGCAGAATACCAAGCTCTTATACTCGGCCTTCAAATGGCGATTGAAATAGGCGTCAGGGATATGGACATCTACGGAGACTCAGAGTTAGTGGTCAACCAAGTCCTTGGTGAATATGAAGTGaaaaaggaagacttgattccCTACCATCAACGGGCATTACAACTGCTGAATCATCTTGACGACATCCATGTTGGTAATGTACcaaggagtgccaataagttggctAACACACTTGCTAATCTTTCAGCCACTTTGGCACTGGGGGCAGAAGAGTCTATGCAAGTCCCAGTCTGCAACCGCTGGGCAGTATCTTTGCTTGAATGA